One Lysinibacillus fusiformis genomic window carries:
- a CDS encoding IS3 family transposase gives MFKVFKTEFANRAHFSTLEQLVLDTVHWFNKFTEH, from the coding sequence ATGTTTAAGGTATTTAAAACAGAATTTGCTAACAGGGCACATTTCTCTACTCTTGAACAGCTCGTTCTTGATACTGTACATTGGTTCAATAAATTCACAGAACACTAG
- a CDS encoding ArsR/SmtB family transcription factor, whose amino-acid sequence MDWDKDVIFKALGDSTRRLILDELSERNELTLYELTARLVLKYNLSISRQAIAKHLNTLEDAGLVLSKRKGKYRVLMFNREPLENLLKGWVD is encoded by the coding sequence ATGGATTGGGACAAAGATGTTATATTCAAAGCACTTGGCGACTCGACTCGGCGGCTTATTTTAGATGAGCTTTCCGAACGCAACGAGCTGACGTTGTATGAACTTACGGCACGTCTCGTTTTGAAATACAACCTTTCGATTTCGCGACAGGCAATCGCAAAACATCTTAATACATTGGAAGATGCAGGGCTCGTATTATCAAAACGAAAGGGAAAATATCGGGTACTTATGTTTAACAGAGAACCACTTGAAAATTTACTGAAAGGATGGGTAGATTAA
- a CDS encoding HAD hydrolase-like protein, which produces MPFPNLLEMLEELMNTNLILGIITNAIGQFQMDSIKALGIENYFQPILVSEWEGVKKPDPNILTKQVNDRSRYILK; this is translated from the coding sequence ATTCCCTTTCCAAATCTTCTTGAAATGTTAGAGGAATTGATGAATACAAATCTTATCCTTGGGATTATTACAAATGCAATAGGCCAATTTCAAATGGATAGCATCAAAGCTTTAGGTATTGAAAACTATTTTCAACCTATCTTAGTATCGGAATGGGAGGGAGTAAAAAAGCCTGACCCAAATATACTAACGAAACAGGTTAATGATAGAAGTAGGTATATTTTGAAGTGA
- a CDS encoding VOC family protein, translating into MKIIITSIFVQDQDIALEFYTKTLDFVKKHDVPSGAYRWITLVSPDEQDGTELLLEPNDHPAAKEYQQKLFADGIPVTMFGVGDIRKEYKRLVEKGVKFTMEPTEMGGVTIAVFDDTCGNLIQMIEQK; encoded by the coding sequence ATGAAAATCATTATTACTAGTATATTCGTTCAAGATCAAGACATAGCATTAGAGTTTTATACAAAAACGTTGGACTTTGTAAAAAAGCATGACGTTCCCAGCGGAGCATATAGGTGGATAACGCTTGTTTCTCCTGATGAACAAGACGGTACCGAGCTTTTACTCGAACCTAATGATCACCCTGCTGCCAAAGAGTATCAACAGAAGTTATTTGCTGATGGCATTCCAGTAACAATGTTTGGGGTTGGAGATATTCGCAAAGAGTACAAACGATTAGTAGAAAAAGGCGTAAAGTTTACTATGGAGCCAACAGAAATGGGCGGAGTCACAATAGCTGTTTTCGACGATACATGCGGAAATCTTATTCAGATGATAGAGCAGAAGTAA
- a CDS encoding SHOCT-like domain-containing protein: protein MKEEITRVLTMVQEGKIDADKGAELIQVLKGKEETANTLFEKPTKYLDKTLKIRVVSVENDNVIVNVPIKLVKVVLMAGHSIAASIPQAEKYVKDIDISLIIEAIENELDGQIVDIKSANGDTVSVIID from the coding sequence ATGAAAGAGGAAATTACAAGAGTGTTAACAATGGTTCAAGAAGGAAAGATTGATGCAGATAAGGGAGCAGAACTGATTCAAGTATTAAAAGGGAAAGAAGAAACAGCTAATACGCTTTTTGAAAAACCGACTAAATATTTAGATAAAACATTAAAAATTCGTGTTGTATCAGTCGAAAATGATAACGTCATAGTCAATGTGCCTATAAAACTTGTCAAGGTAGTATTAATGGCTGGACACAGCATCGCAGCGAGTATTCCTCAAGCGGAAAAATACGTGAAAGATATAGACATAAGTCTTATTATTGAAGCGATTGAAAACGAATTAGATGGTCAAATTGTTGATATTAAATCGGCAAACGGGGATACCGTTTCGGTCATCATTGATTAG
- a CDS encoding DUF2306 domain-containing protein yields the protein MRKQKILVIGLFIIAFMWIMHTLSKNFMVDPNFEKFLKKKDAIISNPTVWAVMLRIHIVLAVIALLTGPVGMMKGLRNKRLLFHRYNGRIYILSIVFNFIPGIYVSLFATGGWLSTIGFFILNTLWLITTVLGYKFIKRKDIVRHSQWITRSFFLSFANTIIYIIVAVTHNGFNLSYGLAYTIAVWLSCIINLTIAEIVIKKKILA from the coding sequence ATGAGAAAACAAAAAATACTTGTAATCGGTTTATTTATCATTGCTTTTATGTGGATCATGCATACATTATCGAAAAATTTTATGGTGGATCCCAATTTTGAAAAGTTCCTGAAGAAAAAGGATGCAATTATCTCTAATCCAACTGTATGGGCTGTCATGTTACGTATACATATTGTTCTAGCTGTCATTGCTTTATTGACAGGACCAGTAGGAATGATGAAAGGTTTACGGAATAAACGATTATTATTTCATCGTTATAATGGTCGAATCTATATCCTCTCAATTGTATTTAACTTTATTCCCGGTATATATGTTTCTCTATTTGCGACAGGGGGATGGCTAAGTACAATCGGATTTTTTATTTTAAATACACTCTGGCTGATAACAACAGTACTCGGTTATAAATTTATTAAAAGAAAAGACATTGTACGACATAGTCAATGGATTACTCGTAGTTTCTTTCTCTCTTTTGCCAATACAATCATTTATATTATTGTGGCAGTTACACATAATGGATTCAATCTTTCCTATGGTCTTGCCTATACAATTGCTGTGTGGCTAAGCTGTATTATTAATTTAACCATAGCGGAAATTGTGATTAAGAAAAAAATTTTAGCATGA
- a CDS encoding nicotianamine synthase family protein, with product MKEIDEFLKKLHYFDKNFKVFINQNNDHLIVKYSELCGIIDDYSSFIINHDNEKHWNNLEQSIEILSLVENLRNNSSVCVQIIEKYRALVLRHENEEITDYFRNIEDCIEKEFGGFQITSKSKVLLVGSGSFPITLLMIAERTGAEVFGIDIDNEAIQLGKHVVNKLGSHLSIQIDNKSVGELAVIKQISHIIFSSTVSCKYDILEQLYDLTNKDVLIAMRYGNGLKSLFNYPMQQVDETKWHIIEKIMHPQSVFDVILYQKVQ from the coding sequence GTGAAGGAGATAGATGAGTTTTTAAAGAAATTACATTACTTTGATAAAAATTTTAAGGTATTTATCAATCAAAACAACGATCATCTAATAGTTAAGTATTCAGAGTTGTGTGGAATAATCGATGATTATTCTTCCTTTATTATAAATCATGACAATGAAAAACATTGGAATAATTTAGAGCAATCAATTGAAATATTATCATTAGTCGAGAATCTAAGAAATAACTCTTCTGTTTGTGTCCAAATCATAGAAAAATATAGAGCTTTAGTTTTAAGACATGAAAATGAGGAGATCACTGATTATTTTCGTAACATAGAAGACTGCATTGAAAAGGAATTTGGAGGTTTTCAAATTACCAGTAAGTCGAAGGTTCTCTTGGTAGGATCTGGTTCTTTTCCTATAACATTATTAATGATTGCGGAACGAACAGGTGCAGAAGTTTTTGGAATTGATATTGATAATGAAGCGATTCAGTTGGGAAAACATGTAGTAAATAAATTAGGAAGTCATTTATCAATTCAAATTGACAATAAGTCAGTAGGGGAACTCGCAGTTATTAAACAGATTAGTCATATTATATTTAGTTCAACGGTTAGCTGTAAATATGACATATTAGAGCAATTATATGATTTAACAAATAAAGATGTGCTTATTGCTATGCGTTATGGAAATGGGTTAAAGTCTCTTTTTAATTATCCAATGCAGCAAGTAGACGAAACCAAATGGCATATAATAGAGAAAATTATGCACCCTCAAAGTGTATTTGATGTTATTTTATATCAAAAAGTACAATGA
- a CDS encoding bifunctional transcriptional activator/DNA repair enzyme AdaA has translation MLDSINNGHKESHDHRISNDVEMITDEKWQAIINNDAAYNNQFFYAVKSTGIFCKPSCKSRVPKKENVCIFPNAEQAIRAHFRPCKRCKPTNENLPDSEWVDLITEYIDKNFTEKLTLESLANICHGSPYHMHRTFKKIKGITPVEYIQQVRVHVAKKYLIQTNKAIGDIAICVGMANAPYFITLFKKKTGQTPAQFRQMSKMEEKYNGNKE, from the coding sequence ATGCTGGATAGTATCAATAACGGACATAAAGAGAGCCATGATCATAGAATTTCGAATGATGTAGAAATGATAACAGATGAAAAGTGGCAAGCAATTATAAATAATGATGCAGCGTACAATAATCAATTTTTCTACGCTGTAAAGTCAACAGGGATATTCTGTAAACCATCCTGTAAATCTCGCGTTCCGAAAAAAGAAAATGTATGCATTTTTCCAAACGCAGAACAAGCTATCCGCGCACATTTTCGCCCTTGTAAACGGTGCAAGCCCACTAACGAAAATCTGCCTGATAGCGAGTGGGTTGATTTAATTACTGAATACATTGATAAAAATTTCACAGAAAAATTAACACTAGAATCGTTAGCAAATATTTGTCATGGGAGTCCCTATCATATGCATCGAACATTTAAAAAGATTAAAGGCATTACGCCGGTTGAGTATATACAACAAGTTAGAGTACACGTGGCTAAAAAGTATTTGATTCAGACAAATAAAGCGATTGGAGATATTGCCATATGTGTGGGTATGGCTAACGCGCCTTATTTTATTACTTTATTTAAAAAGAAAACTGGACAGACACCAGCACAATTTCGTCAAATGAGTAAAATGGAGGAAAAGTACAATGGAAACAAAGAATAA
- a CDS encoding ArsR/SmtB family transcription factor: MENTLIEKQLKAAADLNRIKLLACMKNGEVCVCDFVDVLGISQPAVSQHLRKLKEAGIITERKVGTWKHYRLVEDQTPLLKGILEQIQPLNGCNCGTDCCHVGGTDDE; this comes from the coding sequence ATGGAAAACACACTAATTGAAAAACAATTAAAAGCAGCAGCCGATTTGAATCGCATTAAATTACTTGCATGTATGAAAAATGGGGAGGTTTGTGTATGTGATTTTGTGGATGTTCTAGGCATATCACAACCAGCCGTTAGTCAGCATCTACGAAAATTAAAGGAGGCAGGCATTATTACGGAACGAAAAGTAGGGACTTGGAAACATTATCGATTAGTTGAGGATCAAACGCCACTGTTGAAAGGCATTTTAGAACAAATTCAGCCTTTAAATGGGTGCAACTGTGGCACAGATTGTTGCCACGTAGGGGGAACTGATGATGAGTAA
- a CDS encoding DUF2089 domain-containing protein, whose translation MAYKVITNCPVCSKTLKITKLHCSHCHTTIENEFELSKLASLSKDQLHFVEVFLTCRGNIKEVEKELGISYPTVRGKLTDIISSLGYVQKKKNEVDEKKVVTMLENGEITPEEAIKLLKEE comes from the coding sequence ATGGCCTATAAAGTAATCACAAACTGTCCTGTCTGCAGTAAAACATTGAAAATTACAAAGTTGCATTGTTCTCATTGTCACACTACGATTGAAAATGAGTTTGAATTATCTAAACTGGCATCCTTATCAAAGGATCAGCTCCATTTTGTGGAAGTTTTTTTAACATGTAGAGGGAATATCAAAGAAGTTGAAAAGGAACTAGGGATTTCATATCCAACGGTTCGAGGCAAGCTAACAGACATCATTTCATCCCTTGGATATGTGCAGAAGAAGAAAAATGAAGTAGACGAGAAAAAAGTTGTCACTATGTTGGAAAATGGCGAAATCACACCTGAAGAAGCCATTAAGCTCTTAAAAGAGGAATAG
- a CDS encoding ATP-dependent helicase, producing MNGAQKAFFEEKERSLGVRLNDVQTQAVLQTNGPLLLLASPGSGKTTTIIMRIGYMIEALGVNPSRIKAVTFSKASAGDMKERFAKFFPHLPPVDFSTIHSLAFQVVRQTLERQGISYGIIEESDKPGVVSKKRVLREIFEQLNGSKITEDQLDELLTYITFIKNKMLTEQEWAIAEVKVPRKVEILQRYEEYKRTGSDRLLIDFDDMLLMANDIFTKNREVLAQYQRRYDYYLTDESQDTSPVQHEIIAKLVAVHQNLCVVADEDQAIYSWRGAEPDYLLNFQKIYPEAHVLLMTQNYRSSATIVEPANIFIQRNKKRYNKQMFTKNPAAEPISFKILENYNLQAKYLVDQLKNLSKRGSTAILYRNNMSAIPLMDAFDRAGLPFYMKDSTIRFFTHWVVDDIMNFMRLAYNTKNITVFEKVYRKMNAYITPTQLKALQKVPEDSCVFTQLLEHVELKDYQLEYIKRIRKTYDSIQFDKTTPTAMLEHIRYDFGYERTLKKMSEKLGFNYENLLDIVNILGLIARYTPTMTEFAGRLKQLENLARSSHIKNELNVITLTTLHSSKGLEFDRVYLIDLIEGILPSEAEEEIEEETRLFYVGITRAIRHLELISYSKRFKTSVVPSIFMKALKQIVSPQELPKKAPKSPRKALKQYRNERTITTESALIVGSKVKHVIFGEGEILAITSTTIELSFATGIKQFLTDTCLQQGYLETMED from the coding sequence ATGAATGGAGCGCAAAAAGCGTTTTTTGAGGAAAAGGAGCGTTCACTTGGTGTTCGTCTAAATGATGTGCAGACGCAGGCGGTGTTGCAAACGAATGGCCCGCTGTTACTATTGGCATCTCCCGGTTCAGGAAAAACGACGACGATTATTATGCGTATTGGCTATATGATTGAGGCGCTTGGTGTGAATCCTTCTCGCATAAAGGCTGTCACGTTTAGTAAGGCATCGGCCGGTGATATGAAGGAACGTTTTGCAAAGTTTTTCCCGCATTTGCCACCGGTTGATTTTTCGACGATTCATAGTTTAGCATTTCAAGTTGTGAGGCAGACACTTGAACGTCAGGGCATTTCGTACGGCATCATTGAAGAATCGGACAAGCCTGGTGTTGTTTCAAAAAAACGAGTGCTTCGCGAGATTTTTGAACAATTAAATGGCTCAAAAATTACCGAAGATCAGTTAGACGAGCTACTGACGTACATAACGTTTATCAAAAATAAAATGCTGACAGAACAGGAATGGGCAATTGCAGAAGTAAAGGTGCCAAGAAAAGTTGAGATTTTACAGCGTTACGAGGAATATAAACGCACAGGTAGTGATCGTTTGTTAATTGATTTTGACGATATGCTATTAATGGCGAATGATATTTTCACAAAAAATCGAGAGGTGTTGGCGCAATACCAACGCCGCTACGATTATTATTTAACGGATGAAAGTCAGGATACATCGCCAGTTCAACATGAGATCATCGCGAAGCTCGTCGCAGTCCATCAAAATTTATGCGTCGTTGCAGATGAGGATCAGGCCATTTATAGCTGGCGCGGTGCAGAGCCAGATTATTTGTTGAATTTCCAAAAGATATATCCGGAGGCGCATGTTTTACTTATGACGCAAAACTATCGTTCATCTGCAACGATTGTAGAGCCAGCCAATATATTCATACAGCGAAATAAAAAGCGTTATAACAAACAAATGTTTACGAAAAATCCTGCAGCAGAGCCAATCTCGTTTAAAATCCTAGAGAATTACAATTTACAGGCCAAATATTTAGTGGACCAATTGAAAAATCTGTCTAAGCGCGGCTCAACGGCTATTTTATATCGAAATAATATGTCAGCCATTCCGCTTATGGACGCGTTTGACAGAGCAGGTTTGCCTTTCTATATGAAAGATTCCACGATTCGCTTTTTCACACATTGGGTCGTGGACGATATTATGAACTTCATGCGTTTAGCGTACAATACAAAAAATATTACGGTATTTGAAAAAGTTTACAGAAAAATGAATGCTTATATTACGCCAACGCAATTGAAGGCGCTACAGAAAGTTCCAGAAGATAGTTGTGTATTCACACAGTTGTTAGAGCATGTTGAGTTAAAGGATTATCAGCTTGAGTATATTAAGCGGATTCGCAAAACGTATGATAGCATTCAATTTGATAAAACGACGCCAACAGCCATGCTAGAGCATATCCGTTATGACTTTGGTTATGAGCGTACCTTAAAGAAAATGAGTGAGAAACTCGGTTTTAATTATGAAAATTTATTAGATATTGTGAATATACTTGGTTTAATTGCTCGTTATACGCCCACGATGACCGAATTTGCGGGTCGTTTGAAGCAGCTTGAAAATTTAGCACGTTCGTCTCATATAAAAAATGAATTGAATGTAATTACACTGACAACATTGCACAGTTCAAAAGGCTTGGAATTTGACCGTGTGTATTTGATTGACTTGATTGAGGGGATTTTACCAAGTGAGGCTGAAGAAGAAATCGAGGAAGAAACACGACTCTTTTATGTCGGTATTACGCGTGCGATTCGCCATTTGGAATTAATTTCGTATAGTAAGCGCTTTAAAACAAGTGTGGTGCCATCGATTTTCATGAAGGCGTTAAAACAAATCGTCTCCCCGCAGGAATTGCCAAAGAAAGCACCGAAAAGTCCGAGGAAAGCACTGAAGCAATACCGTAATGAGCGAACGATTACAACCGAGTCAGCGTTAATCGTTGGCTCAAAAGTAAAGCATGTGATTTTTGGAGAAGGGGAAATATTAGCCATTACGAGTACCACGATTGAATTGTCATTTGCTACGGGGATTAAGCAGTTTCTGACGGATACATGTTTACAGCAAGGCTATTTAGAAACGATGGAAGATTAA
- a CDS encoding opine metallophore biosynthesis dehydrogenase — translation MTYFNKILLLGTGPTVIQLAVNFKNYYNSKVAIAGRESLRSIIFFETIVQHQLALKVYIQNTQHQSLAGECTIDAFFKGYHAISGNWDTVVLSVTTDSYLSVLAQIDTKVLKEASCFILISPTFGSSQLITNFLKNQSPQAEVISFSTYYGDTRWLGEVPSNEVLTTGVKKTVYIGSTYSKSDRLDKLSELFNHLGIHLKKLASPLEAETRNISLYVHPPLFMNDFSLKAIFDEKKITKYVYKLYPEGPITYTMIRQLLNYWKEMMVIVKHFNIQPLNLLKFMVDDNYPLQPESIARQEIENFNKLEPIHQEYLLYIRYASLLIDPFSRPNQEGRYFDFSAVPLRSIFKNHDGEWDIPRMPKEDYYRVKIIQGIATALKLECPTLDHFVQTYEEKLQQLVASSDNKIYSEAFQIKSFSQEIEMICKELILSKKTK, via the coding sequence ATGACTTACTTTAATAAGATTTTACTGTTAGGAACTGGGCCCACAGTAATTCAATTAGCTGTGAATTTCAAGAATTATTATAATAGTAAAGTAGCTATTGCTGGTCGAGAATCTTTACGCTCCATAATTTTCTTTGAAACTATCGTTCAGCATCAACTTGCTCTTAAGGTATATATACAAAATACACAACATCAATCTCTTGCAGGAGAATGTACTATTGATGCGTTTTTCAAGGGTTATCATGCGATATCTGGCAACTGGGATACCGTTGTACTTAGTGTTACTACAGATTCTTATTTATCCGTGTTAGCACAAATCGATACAAAAGTGTTGAAAGAGGCTAGCTGTTTTATATTAATTTCACCGACATTTGGCTCTAGTCAATTAATAACTAATTTCCTAAAAAATCAATCTCCTCAGGCTGAGGTAATTAGTTTTTCAACATATTATGGAGATACTAGATGGTTAGGTGAAGTTCCATCAAATGAAGTATTGACAACAGGCGTAAAGAAAACAGTTTATATTGGTTCAACTTACTCAAAATCGGATAGATTGGATAAATTATCTGAATTATTTAATCATTTGGGGATTCATTTGAAAAAATTAGCATCTCCCCTTGAGGCAGAAACAAGAAATATTTCTTTATACGTGCATCCTCCCTTATTTATGAATGATTTTTCATTAAAAGCAATATTTGATGAGAAAAAAATAACAAAGTATGTGTATAAGCTTTATCCTGAGGGGCCCATTACTTATACAATGATTCGGCAATTGTTAAATTATTGGAAAGAAATGATGGTAATTGTGAAACACTTCAATATTCAACCTCTAAATCTATTAAAGTTTATGGTAGATGATAATTATCCATTACAGCCAGAAAGTATAGCCCGACAGGAAATAGAGAATTTTAATAAACTTGAGCCCATACATCAAGAGTATCTGCTCTATATTCGTTATGCATCCTTATTAATTGATCCATTTTCTAGACCAAATCAAGAAGGAAGATATTTTGATTTTTCAGCAGTTCCTCTTAGAAGCATTTTTAAAAATCATGACGGAGAGTGGGATATTCCTAGAATGCCAAAAGAGGATTACTATCGTGTGAAAATCATTCAAGGGATTGCTACTGCCCTGAAATTGGAATGTCCAACGCTTGATCATTTTGTACAAACCTATGAAGAAAAACTGCAACAACTAGTGGCTTCATCTGACAATAAAATATATTCAGAAGCCTTCCAAATAAAATCTTTTTCACAAGAAATAGAGATGATATGTAAGGAATTAATTTTAAGTAAAAAAACAAAATAA
- a CDS encoding SPL family radical SAM protein: protein MKSELFYKSPKTILNKGTGFLSGYTHSLNPYTGCSFGCSYCYVREMPVSLFREGEWGTWVDVKNGTANLLKKELQHAKAKGNVTIFMSSSTDPYQPIEHKEKVTRSLLEVMVEDPPDFLLVQTRSPLVSRDIDLLQHFKDKVRVSMTIETDSETIRKHFTPKAPPIQARFKTLEKLAAAGIPTQVAIAPILPSGEYFPVKLKPFVDRICMDDYFMGDGSGGKRTRKLGIEKKYAQLGLEEWYGPHVIKKVYNRFIEIFPENHVYVSQAGFEP from the coding sequence ATGAAAAGTGAATTATTCTATAAAAGTCCGAAAACCATTCTGAATAAAGGGACTGGCTTTCTTTCTGGATATACTCATTCACTAAATCCTTATACAGGTTGTTCATTTGGGTGTTCCTATTGTTATGTACGCGAAATGCCTGTATCTCTTTTTCGAGAAGGGGAATGGGGAACTTGGGTCGATGTTAAAAACGGAACTGCGAATTTATTAAAAAAGGAGCTCCAACACGCCAAAGCCAAAGGGAATGTAACCATTTTTATGTCATCAAGTACAGACCCGTATCAACCAATAGAGCATAAGGAAAAAGTGACGCGATCTTTACTAGAAGTTATGGTAGAAGATCCCCCTGACTTCCTATTAGTACAGACTAGAAGCCCACTTGTAAGTCGAGATATCGATTTGCTGCAACATTTTAAAGATAAAGTTCGAGTAAGTATGACTATCGAAACAGATTCGGAAACGATACGTAAACATTTTACTCCAAAGGCACCCCCAATCCAGGCGCGCTTTAAGACATTGGAAAAATTAGCAGCTGCGGGAATACCGACCCAAGTTGCTATAGCCCCCATCTTACCGAGTGGGGAATATTTTCCTGTGAAATTGAAGCCATTCGTCGATCGGATATGTATGGATGATTACTTCATGGGCGATGGCAGTGGTGGAAAACGCACAAGAAAACTTGGTATTGAGAAAAAATATGCCCAACTTGGTTTAGAAGAATGGTATGGCCCACATGTAATTAAAAAAGTATATAACCGATTTATTGAAATCTTTCCGGAAAATCACGTTTATGTGAGCCAGGCTGGGTTTGAGCCGTAA
- the adaB gene encoding methylated-DNA--[protein]-cysteine S-methyltransferase yields METKNKPTLYWSLLKFKDWNFYIASTSKGLVFVGSQNKPFEELFEWAKRRYPGSPLVEDDEKLEPYVVEITQYLEGERKTFTVPFEYVGTQFQLAVWNALCEIPYGQTKSYSDIANDINKPAAVRAIGAAIGANPVLITVPCHRVIGKNGSLTGYRGGLEMKTLLLDLEKRASSSNE; encoded by the coding sequence ATGGAAACAAAGAATAAACCAACCCTTTATTGGTCTTTACTAAAGTTTAAGGATTGGAATTTTTATATTGCTTCAACTTCAAAGGGGCTTGTGTTTGTAGGTTCACAGAACAAACCATTCGAGGAATTGTTCGAATGGGCTAAGAGACGCTATCCAGGAAGTCCTCTTGTTGAAGATGATGAAAAGCTTGAACCCTATGTCGTTGAAATCACTCAGTATCTAGAAGGAGAGCGAAAAACCTTTACTGTTCCATTTGAGTACGTAGGTACGCAATTTCAGCTAGCAGTCTGGAATGCACTTTGTGAAATTCCTTATGGACAGACGAAATCCTATTCCGACATTGCAAATGATATAAATAAACCAGCAGCTGTTCGTGCTATAGGCGCGGCTATTGGGGCTAATCCGGTATTAATTACTGTACCGTGCCATCGTGTAATTGGAAAGAATGGCTCATTAACTGGCTATCGGGGCGGATTAGAAATGAAGACACTACTCCTGGATCTAGAAAAGCGAGCTTCATCTAGCAATGAGTAA
- a CDS encoding GNAT family N-acetyltransferase — translation MNEIIEKAKDLEELSRFLSKLNKQKKSHIGYCGEKIEDIYQTLKEDFVCDDGYITFLVARSSLGEIVAAIGVDIDETSAEVWGPFNQTFSDKLQHQLWEQLRNENPSVETFYFFINKENTGQQLFMNELKAQKSGEHLILEIKEQNFERVRKIKSTSFIQHDFQAFEKLHNIVFPHTYYDAKTITERLSNECILKVLKTEANELQGYAYFEIDTEMAEASLEFIAISPNAQNQGLGTMLLKEVLTEMFSDSQIKEIKLCVDNSNSQANHVYMKAGFQPKNILISYHLKQ, via the coding sequence ATGAATGAAATAATAGAAAAAGCAAAGGACCTAGAGGAATTATCTCGATTTTTATCAAAATTAAACAAACAGAAAAAATCACACATTGGTTATTGTGGTGAAAAAATAGAGGATATCTATCAGACATTAAAAGAAGATTTTGTCTGTGATGATGGTTATATCACATTTCTCGTTGCAAGAAGCAGTTTAGGGGAAATCGTTGCAGCTATTGGTGTTGACATAGATGAAACAAGTGCAGAAGTATGGGGACCGTTTAATCAAACATTTTCTGATAAGCTGCAGCATCAATTATGGGAACAGTTAAGAAATGAAAATCCATCTGTTGAAACCTTTTATTTTTTTATTAATAAAGAAAATACAGGGCAACAATTATTTATGAATGAACTAAAGGCACAAAAATCGGGTGAACACCTTATATTAGAAATTAAAGAACAAAACTTTGAAAGGGTTAGGAAGATTAAGAGTACATCATTTATACAACATGATTTTCAAGCATTCGAAAAATTACATAATATAGTATTTCCACATACGTATTACGATGCAAAAACTATTACTGAGCGCCTTAGTAATGAATGTATTCTAAAAGTACTTAAAACGGAAGCTAATGAATTGCAAGGTTATGCCTATTTTGAAATTGACACTGAGATGGCAGAGGCTTCATTAGAATTTATTGCAATTTCTCCAAATGCACAAAATCAAGGTTTAGGCACGATGTTGTTAAAAGAAGTACTAACAGAAATGTTTTCAGACTCTCAAATTAAAGAAATTAAATTATGCGTAGATAATTCAAACAGTCAAGCAAATCACGTATATATGAAAGCTGGGTTCCAACCGAAAAACATTTTAATAAGTTATCATCTTAAACAATAG
- a CDS encoding acyl-CoA thioesterase, with the protein MFKHDMIVRFSEYDSLGHVNNANYFTSFEEARNELCVKGVV; encoded by the coding sequence ATGTTTAAACATGATATGATTGTACGGTTTAGCGAATACGACTCTTTAGGACATGTAAACAATGCCAATTATTTTACTTCCTTTGAAGAAGCAAGGAATGAACTGTGTGTAAAGGGCGTTGTGTAG